From Echeneis naucrates chromosome 7, fEcheNa1.1, whole genome shotgun sequence, one genomic window encodes:
- the LOC115045722 gene encoding deoxynucleoside triphosphate triphosphohydrolase SAMHD1-like — MTAVEGKRVFNDPIHGHVELHPLLVKMINTPQFNRLRYIKQMAEAYFVFPGACHNRFEHSIGVAHLAGELIHTLQQNQPELGITERDKLCVQIAGLCHDLGHGPFSHLFDQMFISKARPDIKWEHEENSVKMLDYMVRQNQLEPVMEEYGLKLPEDMEVIKEMIRGKKPEDRGEGSNEGRPQERLFLYEIVANKTNGIDVDKFDYFARDCHHLGIQNHFDHLRFFRSARVIKCPDGLMHICSRDKEVHNLYAMFYARCSFHRKACQHKTNRLIETMITDAFLKADEHIMTKGSGGRSYCLSKAIDDMQAYTKLTDRVFEDILSSSSEQLRDAKNILHRIITRDLYKCVGKLETGTDFPQERISGWKEEVEDLWNKSFTETKDWLKAEDLVFVVVKLDYGMKDKDPIGEVFFYSKSDNKTAFNIPRDQVSKLLPERFSETFIRIYCKKNEHLAVAKQHFLEWCQKNSYAILKGGDPEIIARVG, encoded by the exons ATGACAGCAGTTGAGGGCAAAAGA GTGTTTAATGATCCCATCCACGGCCATGTGGAGTTACACCCACTTCTTGTCAAAATGATAAACACACCTCAGTTCAACAGGCTACGATACATCAAGCAGATGGCAGAGGCCTACTTTGTTTTCCCTGGAGCGTGCCACAACCGGTTTGAACACTCGATTGG GGTGGCACACTTGGCAGGAGAGCTTATTCACACTTTGCAACAAAACCAGCCTGAACTTGgaatcacagagagagacaaactaTGTGTGCAGATTGCAGGTCTTTGCCACGACCTGG gaCATGGGCCCTTTTCTCATCTGTTTGATCAAATGTTCATCTCCAAGGCACGTCCAGATATAAAATGGGAG cATGAGGAAAACTCTGTAAAGATGCTCGATTACATGGTAAGACAAAATCAGTTAGAGCCAGTGATGGAGGAGTACGGCTTGAAGCTGCCAGAGGACATGGAGGTCATAAAGGAGATGATTAGAGGAAAGAAACCAGAAGATAGAGGGGAG GGGAGTAATGAAGGTCGACCCCAGGAAAGGCTTTTCCTCTATGAAATAGTggccaacaaaacaaatggcatTGATGTGGACAAGTTTGATTACTTTGCCAG GGACTGCCACCATCTTGGCATTCAGAACCATTTTGACCATCTGCGCTTCTTTCGGTCTGCTCGAGTGATTAAATGCCCAGATGGGCTGATGCACATCTGCTCGAGAGACAAG GAGGTGCACAATCTGTATGCCATGTTCTATGCAAGGTGCAGTTTCCACAGGAAGGCCTGCCAGCACAAGACAAACAGGCTTATTGAGACTAT GATCACAGATGCCTTCTTAAAAGCAGATGAACACATCATGACTAAAGGCTCAGGGGGGAGGTCCTACTGTCTCTCTAAAGCTATTGATGACATGCAGGCCTACACCAAGCTGACAG ATCGAGTGTTTGAAGACATTCTATCCTCCTCCTCGGAACAGCTCAGAGATGCAAAGAATATTCTCCACAGGATCATCACTCGAGACCTCTACAAGTGTGTGGGGAAACTTGAGACTGGGACCGACTTTCCACAG GAGAGGATTTCGGGGTGGAAAGAAGAA GTGGAAGACCTGTGGAATAAGAGCTTTACTGAGACAAAGGATTGGCTGAAGGCAGAAGACCTTGTTTTTGTA GTCGTTAAGCTTGATTATGGAATGAAAGACAAGGACCCCATTGGTGAAGTGTTTTTCTACTCAAAGTCTGACAACAAAACAGCCTTTAACATCCCCAGGGACCAG GTGTCTAAACTTCTCCCAGAGCGCTTTTCTGAGACATTCATCAGAATTTACTGCAAGAAGAATGAGCACCTGGCTGTGGCAAAGCAACATTTCTTGGAGTGGTGTCAGAAAAATAGCTATGCAATACTGAAG GGTGGAGATCCAGAAATCATTGCTCGGGTTGGTTGA
- the LOC115045691 gene encoding deoxynucleoside triphosphate triphosphohydrolase SAMHD1-like, giving the protein MESRKRPLEPDSGLGLTTPKKSAPAVRPDSDYMHWGVDETCLYLQREGLGAWEDTFREHKITGVGLRWLEGDDLEKIGIEYLGDRLQILHSLRKLWHIEAESSKVFNDPIHGHLELHPLLIKIIDTPQFQRLRYIKQLGATYLVFPGAAHNRFEHSIGVGYLAGRLVQALNEKQPELLISRRDILCVQIAGLCHDLGHGPFSHMFDRLFIPKARPGITWKHENASLSMFDYLVDDNNLKPVMEENGLVLPEDLDFIKEQIAGPLDTNAAQGQKWQYKGRPEDKSFLYEIVANKRNGIDVDKWDYFARDCHHLGIQNNFDYRRFLKFARVCKVEGQKHICTRDKEVGNLYDMFHTRNCLHRRAYQHKVCSIIEIMISDAFLKADKYIQFEGSEKKLFTISTAIDDMKAYTKLTDNVFEQILHSSTPELDEARNILDNIVRRRLYKCLGQTQPDTPLSVTQDMIEKWEAELAEAIPLSGSQDVCLQPEDFIINVIDMDYGMKKKNPINNVRFYCKDDITTAVQIRKNQVSKLLPEQFAEQLIRVYCKKRDRKILEAAKKHFVQWCINMNFSKPQDGDIIAPELTPLKLEWKENNDDDDDVGAVKKNGKEKARVKLF; this is encoded by the exons ATGGAGAGTCGAAAACGGCCGTTAGAGCCCGACTCGGGACTCGGCCTGACAACACCAAAGAAGAGTGCTCCGGCAGTCCGGCCGGACTCGGACTACATGCATTGGGGTGTGGATGAAACTTGTCTGTACCTCCAAAGGGAAGGTCTGGGAGCCTGGGAAGATACATTTAGAG AACACAAAATAACAGGAGTCGGGCTGAGGTGGCTGGAGGGTGATGATCTGGAGAAGATTGGTATAGA GTACCTCGGAGACCGTCTGCAGATCCTGCACAGCCTCAGGAAGCTGTGGCACATAGAGGCAGAGTCAAGCAAG GTGTTTAATGATCCTATCCATGGCCATTTGGAATTACACCCACTTCTTATTAAAATCATAGACACACCTCAGTTCCAGAGACTACGATACATCAAGCAGCTGGGTGCGACCTACTTAGTTTTCCCTGGAGCAGCCCACAATCGCTTTGAACACTCAATTGG AGTGGGTTACTTGGCGGGGCGGCTTGTACAAGCTCTGAATGAGAAGCAGCCAGAGCTGCTCATCTCTCGGAGAGACATCCTTTGTGTGCAGATCGCTGGACTCTGCCATGATTTAG GGCATGGACCTTTTTCCCATATGTTTGATAGGCTCTTCATTCCCAAAGCACGTCCAGGAATTACCTGGAAG CATGAGAATGCCTCTTTATCCATGTTTGACTACCTGGTTGATGACAATAACTTGAAGCCAGTGATGGAGGAGAATGGCCTGGTGCTGCCTGAAGACCTGGATTTTATTAAGGAACAGATTGCTGGACCACTGGACACTAATGCAGCTCAAGGACAGAAG TGGCAATATAAAGGCCGTCCAGAAGATAAGTCCTTCCTCTATGAAATCGTTGCCAACAAAAGAAATGGCATTGATGTGGATAAGTGGGACTACTTTGCCAG GGACTGCCACCATTTAGGCATCCAGAACAACTTTGACTATCGCCGATTCCTCAAGTTTGCTAGGGTGTGCAAAGTGGAGGGGCAGAAGCACATCTGTACCAGAGACAAG GAGGTGGGCAATCTTTATGACATGTTCCACACAAGGAACTGTCTCCACAGAAGAGCTTATCAGCACAAAGTGTGCAGCATCATAGAGATCAT GATCTCAGATGCCTTTCTGAAAGCagataaatatattcagtttGAAGGTTCAGAAAAGAAGCTCTTCACCATCTCCACAGCCATAGATGACATGAAGGCCTACACCAAGCTGACAG ATAACGTATTTGAACAGATACTCCATTCGTCCACCCCGGAGCTGGATGAAGCAAGGAATATTTTAGACAATATAGTCCGTCGACGTCTTTATAAGTGTCTGGGCCAAACTCAGCCCGACACACCTTTGAGTGTCACCCAG GACATGATTGAGAAATGGGAAGCAGAATTGGCTGAGGCCATCCCACTGAGTGGTTCCCAGGATGTCTGCCTGCAGCCAGAGGACTTTATAATCAAC GTCATTGACATGGACTATgggatgaagaaaaagaacCCAATCAACAATGTGCGCTTTTATTGCAAGGATGACATAACCACAGCTGTTCAGATCCGCAAGAACCAG GTGTCAAAACTTCTTCCAGAGCAATTCGCTGAGCAGCTCATCAGGGTCTACTGCAagaagagagatagaaagatTCTGGAGGCTGCCAAGAAGCACTTTGTCCAGTGGTGCATAAACATGAACTTCTCAAAGCCTCAG GATGGAGACATAATAGCACCTGAGCTGACTCCTCTGAAACTCGAATGGAAGGAGAACaatgacgacgatgatgacgTTGgcgctgttaaaaaaaatggaaaggaaaaagcCAGAGTGAAGCTCTTTTGA
- the LOC115046668 gene encoding deoxynucleoside triphosphate triphosphohydrolase SAMHD1-like gives MINTPQFNRLRNIEQIGRAYFVFPGACHNLFEHSIGVAHLAGEFAKVLKMKQPELHFTDQDILCVQIVGLCHDLGHEPFSHLFDGKFISKTNIEWKIKCLTEYLFILPKSPFHNLQPMIPSKWKVVLKWRLQRDFSKES, from the exons ATGATAAACACACCTCAGTTCAATAGACTGCGAAACATCGAGCAGATAGGAAGGGCCTACTTTGTTTTTCCAGGAGCGTGCCACAACCTGTTTGAACACTCCATTGG GGTCGCACACTTGGCAGGAGAGTTTGCAAAAgttctgaaaatgaaacagcctGAACTTCACTTCACAGACCAAGACATCCTTTGTGTGCAAATTGTAGGTCTTTGTCATGACCTGG GACATGAGCCGTTTTCCCATCTGTTTGATGGAAAATtcatcagcaaaacaaacatAGAGTGGAAG ATCAAATGTTTGACGGAATACTTGTTCATCCTTCCGAAGTCTCCATTTCACAATCTACAGCCAATGATTCCATCTAAGTGGAAAGTTGTCCTGAAGTGGAGGCTGCAAAGAGACTTCTCCAAAGAGTCATAG